One Lampris incognitus isolate fLamInc1 chromosome 14, fLamInc1.hap2, whole genome shotgun sequence DNA window includes the following coding sequences:
- the snai2 gene encoding zinc finger protein SNAI2, translating to MPRSFLVKKHINSAKKPNYSELDSPAVLISPHIYKGLPLPVIPQPEVLSPGAYSPITVWTTSNLPLSPIPSDLSPVSGYPSSLSDTSSKDHSGSESPRSDEEEQMLAKLTDPHGVEAEKFQCGLCTKSYSTYSGLLKHKQLHCDAQTRKSFSCKYCEKEYVSLGALKMHIRTHTLPCVCKICGKAFSRPWLLQGHIRTHTGEKPFSCPHCNRAFADRSNLRAHLQTHSDVKKYQCKNCSKTFSRMSLLHKHEESGCCVAH from the exons ATGCCACGCTCCTTCCTTGTGAAGAAACACATCAACTCCGCCAAGAAGCCCAACTACAGCGAGCTCGACAGCCCCGCAG TCTTGATCTCGCCGCACATCTACAAAGGCCTCCCGTTGCCCGTCATCCCGCAACCGGAGGTCCTGAGCCCGGGGGCGTACAGCCCCATCACGGTGTGGACCACCAGCAACCTGCCGCTCTCGCCCATTCCCAGCGACCTATCCCCGGTCTCCGGATACCCCTCCTCCCTCTCCGACACCTCCTCCAAGGACCACAGCGGCTCCGAGAGCCCCAGGAGCGATGAAGAGGAGCAGATGCTCGCCAAGCTGACGGACCCTCACGGAGTAGAGGCCGAGAAGTTTCAGTGCGGCTTGTGCACCAAGTCCTACTCCACTTACTCGGGACTGCTCAAGCACAAGCAGCTGCACTGCGACGCCCAAACCAGGAAATCCTTCAGTTGTAAATACTGCGAGAAGGAGTACGTCAGCCTCGGAGCTCTCAAAATGCACATCAGGACTCACACCTTGCCCTGCGTTTGTAAAATATGCGGCAAGGCTTTCTCCAGACCGTGGTTGCTCCAAGGACACATCAGGACGCACACCG gggagaagccattttcCTGCCCCCACTGCAACAGGGCTTTTGCGGACAGGTCCAATCTCAGggctcacctacagacccattcGGATGTGAAAAAATACCAGTGCAAGAACTGTTCCAAAACCTTCTCTAGAATGTCTCTTCTGCACAAGCATGAGGAATCTGGTTGTTGTGTAGCACACTGA